One Niabella beijingensis DNA window includes the following coding sequences:
- a CDS encoding CusA/CzcA family heavy metal efflux RND transporter translates to MLNKIISFSVKNKLIVGLLVLALIGWGSFEVSRLPIDAVPDITDNQVQVITVSPALGAPDVERLITFPIEQACSNIPGLKQIRSFSRFGLSLVTIVFDDATDVYWARQQISERLQQVQQEIPEGAGSPAMAPVTTGLGEIYQYVVRPKAGYEGKYGPMELRTLQDWVVRRQLLGTPGVADVSSFGGQLKQYEIAVKPEQLKAYNITIGAVFDALEKNNQNTGGAYIEKGPTVLYIRSEGLTTGLEDIEKIVVKNLDNGMPLLIRDVAAVGLGAATRYGAMTFNDKGEVAGAVVMMLKGENSSAVIKRVKEKVAEIQQSLPEGVVIEPFLDRTKMVNNAIKTVETNLVEGALIVVFVLVFFLGNLRAGLIVSSVIPLSMLFAIILMNKFGVGGNLMSLGAIDFGLIVDGTVIVVEAILHRFSHSRHFRNTGVITQHTMDAEVNASTGNMIKSAVFSQIIILIVYFPILSLQGIEGKMFKPMAFTVAFAILGAFILSVTYVPMMSALCLSKKIRHKRTLADRMMGWLERRYQPLLKRMLQLPRTVIATTLVLFAIAVYLLGKMGGEFIPELEEGDFAVETRLLTGSNLNTTIDATQKTAGILLKKFPEVEKVVTKIGSAEIPTDPMPLEASDMMVILKDKKEWTSAHSFDELAEKMTKELSVVPGVSVGFQFPVQMRFNELMTGARQDVVCKIFGEDLDSLAWYAHQLSEVIKTVEGAINLYVETVTGMPQVVIHYDRDAMATYGLNVSDINRVVNTAFAGQTTGLVYEGEKRFDMVVRLAGESRKNITDVQRLLIPTANGLQIPLEQVARVSEIEGPNQIQRENTRRRIIVGFNVNGRDVQSMVTELQQKVATQLKLPLGYSIVYGGAFENLTAAKQRLGIVVPIALIMIFLLLYFAFNSVKQGLLIYTAIPLSAIGGILALWIRDMPFSISAGVGFIALFGVAVLNGILLVTEFNRLKKEGWDDVKRIVMHATKSKLRAVLMTALVPSLGFIPMAVSQGAGAEVQKPLATVVIGGLIISTLLTLFVLPVLYILFEKGFRYFRLVKRSVAVGLLVLFLLPAAAPAQQSVSLQQAVDTALKNNLSLQVSKTGVQYYRALERSAVDIDKTELGVEYGKINSGANDNRFTVSQAFQFPAVYRHQRNVNNTNVNISQAAVRLKETEVKMLVKQLFYSLLVMQQQERLLLEADSMYAEVLKKSDLRLKLGDVDSLEKSTAENLRFQVANQLALLRGDYEATLSRFRMVLNTAAPLVPVGDDINYRLDHLPDTAVIDHTPTIELQQFETQRTAQLYRLEKSRMLPTLNLGYSNTSIIGYQRVGDAETYFNGGNRFSAVNVGIGIPLFAGAQRSRIRSAAILLQQREQELKTVRQQLNTDLLNAIRIYTRNSGLVRNYQHVLLRNAATVINGASKRMNSGEISYLDWVILVNQALETRSRYFEMVEQLNQSAFTVEKLSGIN, encoded by the coding sequence ATGCTAAATAAGATTATTAGCTTTTCTGTAAAGAATAAGCTGATTGTTGGTCTGCTGGTACTGGCGCTAATCGGATGGGGCAGTTTTGAAGTGAGCCGGTTGCCCATCGATGCCGTACCAGATATAACAGACAATCAGGTGCAGGTTATCACGGTTTCCCCTGCACTGGGTGCACCGGATGTGGAGCGGCTGATCACCTTCCCTATAGAACAGGCCTGCAGTAATATTCCGGGCCTGAAACAGATCCGGAGCTTTTCGCGTTTCGGCCTGTCGCTGGTCACCATCGTGTTTGATGATGCAACGGATGTTTACTGGGCGCGGCAACAGATCAGTGAACGGCTGCAACAGGTACAGCAGGAGATTCCCGAGGGAGCAGGGTCACCGGCCATGGCGCCTGTTACCACGGGGTTGGGTGAGATTTATCAATATGTGGTACGGCCCAAAGCGGGCTATGAAGGTAAATACGGCCCCATGGAGCTACGCACTTTGCAGGACTGGGTAGTGCGCCGGCAATTGCTGGGCACGCCGGGTGTGGCAGATGTGAGCAGCTTTGGCGGTCAGCTGAAACAATATGAAATAGCGGTAAAGCCGGAACAGCTTAAGGCGTACAATATCACCATCGGCGCTGTTTTTGATGCGCTGGAAAAGAACAACCAGAACACCGGTGGTGCTTATATTGAAAAAGGGCCTACCGTATTGTATATACGCAGTGAAGGACTTACCACCGGCCTGGAAGATATCGAAAAGATCGTGGTAAAGAACCTGGACAACGGCATGCCGCTGCTGATAAGGGATGTGGCTGCCGTAGGGCTGGGAGCGGCTACCCGGTATGGTGCCATGACCTTTAACGACAAAGGGGAGGTGGCCGGAGCTGTGGTGATGATGCTGAAGGGGGAGAACTCGTCGGCAGTGATAAAACGGGTAAAGGAAAAAGTGGCGGAAATACAGCAATCATTGCCCGAGGGTGTGGTGATTGAACCCTTCCTCGACCGTACCAAGATGGTGAATAATGCGATAAAGACGGTGGAAACCAATCTTGTCGAAGGCGCGTTAATCGTGGTGTTTGTCCTTGTTTTCTTCCTGGGCAATCTGCGCGCAGGGCTTATTGTTTCTTCCGTTATCCCCCTGTCCATGCTGTTCGCCATCATACTTATGAATAAGTTTGGGGTAGGAGGTAACCTGATGAGCCTCGGTGCGATCGATTTCGGTCTTATCGTTGATGGTACGGTCATCGTGGTGGAGGCCATCCTGCACCGCTTTTCCCATTCCCGGCATTTCAGGAACACAGGTGTGATTACCCAGCATACCATGGATGCGGAGGTGAACGCCTCAACCGGAAATATGATCAAATCTGCTGTCTTCAGTCAGATCATTATCCTGATCGTATACTTCCCCATACTCTCCCTCCAGGGCATTGAAGGCAAAATGTTCAAACCGATGGCGTTCACGGTAGCCTTTGCCATCCTGGGGGCATTTATCCTGTCGGTGACCTATGTACCGATGATGAGTGCATTATGCCTCAGCAAAAAGATCCGCCACAAACGTACCCTGGCCGACCGGATGATGGGTTGGCTGGAACGCCGCTACCAGCCATTGCTGAAACGTATGCTGCAGTTACCCCGAACGGTTATCGCTACCACGCTGGTGCTCTTTGCGATCGCTGTTTATCTGCTTGGCAAAATGGGCGGGGAGTTCATACCGGAGCTGGAAGAGGGCGACTTTGCTGTAGAAACCCGTTTGCTTACCGGAAGCAATCTGAACACGACCATTGATGCGACGCAAAAGACAGCGGGTATCCTGCTTAAAAAATTTCCTGAAGTGGAAAAGGTGGTGACCAAGATCGGCAGTGCTGAGATCCCAACAGATCCCATGCCGCTGGAGGCAAGCGATATGATGGTGATATTGAAAGATAAAAAGGAATGGACCTCTGCGCATTCCTTTGATGAACTGGCAGAAAAGATGACAAAGGAACTGTCTGTAGTGCCCGGTGTAAGCGTGGGCTTCCAGTTCCCGGTGCAAATGCGTTTTAACGAATTGATGACGGGTGCAAGACAGGATGTGGTCTGCAAGATATTTGGAGAAGACCTGGACTCCCTGGCATGGTATGCACACCAGCTCAGCGAAGTGATAAAGACAGTGGAGGGCGCGATCAACCTGTATGTGGAAACCGTTACCGGTATGCCGCAGGTGGTCATACATTACGACCGCGATGCCATGGCTACCTACGGGCTGAATGTAAGTGACATCAACCGCGTGGTAAATACCGCTTTTGCAGGGCAGACCACGGGATTGGTTTACGAGGGTGAAAAAAGGTTTGACATGGTGGTACGCCTGGCTGGCGAATCCCGTAAGAATATTACAGATGTGCAGCGACTGCTGATCCCCACTGCCAATGGCCTGCAGATTCCGCTGGAACAGGTGGCCCGTGTGTCGGAGATAGAAGGCCCCAACCAGATCCAGCGGGAAAACACCCGGAGACGGATCATTGTAGGATTTAATGTTAATGGAAGGGATGTACAAAGTATGGTTACAGAGCTTCAGCAAAAAGTGGCAACGCAGCTCAAACTGCCATTGGGATATTCTATTGTTTATGGCGGAGCCTTTGAAAACCTGACAGCTGCCAAACAACGCCTGGGCATCGTGGTGCCTATTGCGCTTATCATGATCTTCCTGTTATTATACTTTGCATTTAATTCGGTAAAACAGGGGCTGCTGATCTATACCGCCATCCCGCTTTCGGCGATCGGGGGGATCCTGGCGTTGTGGATCCGGGACATGCCCTTCAGTATTTCTGCAGGAGTTGGTTTTATAGCACTCTTTGGAGTGGCGGTGCTGAACGGGATCCTGCTGGTAACAGAATTTAACCGGTTGAAAAAAGAGGGCTGGGATGATGTGAAGCGGATCGTTATGCATGCCACAAAATCAAAGCTGCGTGCAGTGCTGATGACGGCGTTGGTGCCTTCGCTGGGTTTTATCCCGATGGCCGTTAGCCAGGGTGCAGGTGCCGAGGTGCAGAAACCGCTGGCGACGGTGGTAATAGGAGGTCTCATTATTTCTACGCTGCTCACCCTTTTCGTTCTGCCGGTACTTTATATCCTGTTTGAAAAAGGATTCCGCTATTTCCGGCTCGTAAAACGATCCGTTGCGGTTGGTCTGCTGGTACTGTTCCTGCTTCCCGCTGCGGCCCCGGCGCAGCAGTCCGTTAGTTTGCAACAGGCGGTGGACACGGCCCTCAAGAACAATCTTTCCCTGCAGGTGTCAAAAACGGGAGTGCAATATTACCGTGCGCTGGAACGGAGTGCCGTGGATATAGATAAGACGGAGCTGGGGGTTGAATATGGAAAGATCAACAGTGGGGCCAATGACAACCGGTTCACCGTATCGCAGGCTTTTCAGTTTCCTGCGGTTTACCGGCATCAGCGGAATGTGAACAATACCAATGTCAACATCAGTCAGGCTGCCGTCCGGCTTAAGGAAACAGAAGTAAAGATGTTGGTAAAGCAGTTGTTCTATTCCCTGCTGGTAATGCAACAACAAGAGCGGCTGCTGCTGGAGGCCGACAGCATGTATGCAGAAGTGTTGAAAAAATCTGACTTACGGTTGAAGCTGGGTGACGTGGACAGTCTGGAAAAATCCACTGCAGAGAACCTTCGGTTCCAGGTCGCCAATCAACTGGCATTGCTGCGGGGGGATTATGAGGCAACGCTGAGCCGGTTCCGCATGGTTTTAAATACAGCAGCCCCCCTGGTGCCGGTTGGTGATGATATTAACTACCGGCTGGATCATCTTCCGGATACGGCTGTTATTGATCATACCCCGACCATAGAACTACAGCAGTTTGAAACGCAGCGCACGGCGCAGCTTTACCGGCTGGAGAAAAGCCGCATGCTGCCCACGCTGAACCTGGGTTATAGTAATACCAGCATCATCGGATATCAGCGGGTAGGAGATGCAGAGACCTACTTTAATGGGGGTAACCGCTTCTCTGCGGTAAATGTAGGCATCGGCATCCCGTTATTTGCAGGGGCACAGCGTTCCCGTATACGGTCGGCGGCCATCCTGTTGCAGCAACGGGAACAGGAGTTAAAGACGGTGCGGCAGCAGCTGAATACGGATCTGCTGAATGCAATACGTATTTATACGCGCAACAGCGGACTGGTGCGCAACTACCAGCATGTGTTATTAAGGAATGCAGCAACCGTTATTAACGGGGCCTCCAAAAGAATGAACAGCGGGGAGATCAGCTATCTCGACTGGGTGATACTGGTGAACCAGGCGCTGGAAACGCGCAGCCGTTATTTTGAAATGGTGGAGCAACTCAACCAATCGGCCTTTACGGTGGAAAAATTAAGTGGAATCAATTGA
- a CDS encoding Gfo/Idh/MocA family protein, whose amino-acid sequence MKRRSFIKTTAAGTVAFMLPFSSSAFNSDKKLRVAQVGLGAMGNGDLMAIASHPAVEIVALCDVDSNALDKVKAKYKKAKLFADYKEMFKAMGSQIDAVVVSTTDHAHAPVSLAAMDLNKHVYCQKPLTHYISESRKMDAVAAEKNLITQMGIQVHSFYDYKLATILIQKGIIGKVKKVIAWSPKVWGYDGPEPQGSDPVPAGLNWDLWLGTAKKRPYKNGLYHPGNWRKCIDYGCGTLGDMGVHIFDTPYNALKLSVPLTVKNECRAPNDFGHPEKNHVSYVFPGTPYTADTLEWVWYDGKGAPELQSELELPGGEALPDQGAMFISENGQRLLLPHFMQLPKLIVDGKFVPIDIKKYDPDGTAGKPVTSYDAETPKHYHEFVDACLGTTKCSAPFSYAAKLTEVILLGVIAARFPGETLHWDGENARFKEDKANKFLAGGGAV is encoded by the coding sequence ATGAAAAGAAGAAGTTTTATAAAAACCACAGCTGCGGGAACGGTTGCTTTTATGCTGCCGTTCTCTTCTTCGGCTTTTAACTCCGATAAAAAATTAAGGGTGGCCCAGGTAGGACTTGGTGCCATGGGCAACGGTGATCTGATGGCCATTGCTTCACACCCGGCTGTGGAGATCGTGGCGCTTTGCGACGTGGACAGCAATGCCCTGGATAAAGTAAAGGCTAAATATAAAAAGGCAAAACTTTTCGCCGACTATAAAGAGATGTTCAAAGCCATGGGCAGTCAGATCGATGCGGTGGTGGTATCTACAACCGACCATGCACATGCACCTGTTTCCCTGGCGGCCATGGATCTGAATAAACACGTGTACTGTCAGAAACCACTGACCCATTATATTTCCGAATCAAGAAAAATGGATGCAGTGGCTGCTGAAAAGAACCTGATCACCCAGATGGGCATCCAGGTGCACTCCTTTTATGATTACAAGCTGGCTACGATACTGATCCAGAAAGGGATCATTGGTAAAGTAAAAAAAGTGATCGCCTGGTCGCCGAAGGTCTGGGGATATGACGGCCCCGAACCACAGGGGAGCGATCCGGTACCCGCAGGACTGAACTGGGATCTGTGGCTGGGTACTGCAAAAAAGCGGCCGTATAAGAACGGGCTCTATCACCCGGGTAACTGGAGAAAATGTATCGACTATGGTTGTGGTACGCTGGGCGATATGGGCGTACATATTTTTGATACGCCCTATAATGCATTAAAGTTAAGCGTGCCGCTTACCGTTAAGAACGAATGCCGTGCTCCCAATGATTTTGGTCACCCGGAAAAAAATCATGTAAGCTATGTGTTTCCCGGAACACCTTATACAGCAGATACATTGGAGTGGGTATGGTATGATGGTAAAGGAGCACCGGAACTGCAAAGCGAGCTGGAGCTTCCCGGAGGCGAAGCCTTACCGGACCAGGGTGCCATGTTTATCAGCGAAAACGGTCAGCGGTTGTTATTGCCGCACTTTATGCAGCTGCCCAAACTGATCGTGGATGGCAAATTTGTTCCCATCGATATCAAGAAATATGATCCCGATGGTACTGCCGGAAAGCCGGTTACCAGTTATGATGCGGAGACCCCCAAGCATTATCATGAATTTGTGGATGCCTGTCTGGGTACAACCAAATGCAGCGCACCCTTCTCTTATGCCGCCAAGCTTACGGAAGTGATCCTGCTGGGTGTGATCGCTGCAAGGTTCCCGGGTGAAACGCTTCACTGGGATGGCGAAAATGCCCGCTTCAAAGAAGATAAGGCCAATAAGTTTTTAGCCGGAGGCGGAGCAGTATAG
- a CDS encoding 3-keto-disaccharide hydrolase, which translates to MKLFSLVQLLLAPVFMIFGTDSTSLPTSKPIAGYSVQEGKVIDLLAPQNSSKWRGYNGKTLSPGWTISDGMLWMNDAAKPDTAYKGGRDVIFGGQEFEYFELTVDWKIAEGGNSGIYYHVKEGYGSPSSISPEYQLIDDANYARLHSDLKDYNAQFGAEHPEQLQDWQKTGADYAMHTTDEARKLLHPVGEWNTTKIVVAPGRTEHWLNGVKLLSFKPWSDDWYARKKSGKWAKSPDYGKFKTGYIGFQYHGSSMWFKNIKVRPL; encoded by the coding sequence ATGAAGTTATTCTCATTGGTGCAGCTGTTGCTGGCTCCCGTTTTTATGATTTTTGGAACAGACAGTACCTCTTTACCAACCTCAAAACCCATCGCCGGATATTCTGTACAGGAAGGGAAAGTGATCGATTTACTGGCTCCGCAAAACAGCTCCAAATGGCGGGGCTACAATGGTAAAACGCTGTCTCCCGGCTGGACGATCAGCGACGGTATGTTGTGGATGAACGACGCGGCAAAGCCGGATACGGCCTACAAAGGCGGACGCGACGTGATCTTCGGCGGACAGGAATTTGAATATTTTGAACTGACAGTAGACTGGAAGATCGCAGAGGGAGGTAACAGCGGGATCTATTATCATGTAAAGGAAGGCTACGGTTCCCCATCCAGCATCAGTCCGGAGTACCAGCTGATCGATGATGCCAACTATGCCCGCCTGCACAGCGATCTTAAAGATTACAACGCTCAGTTCGGAGCCGAGCATCCGGAGCAATTACAGGACTGGCAAAAGACCGGTGCCGATTATGCCATGCATACAACGGACGAAGCCAGGAAATTGCTGCATCCTGTTGGTGAATGGAATACCACGAAGATCGTGGTCGCCCCCGGCCGTACCGAGCACTGGCTGAATGGTGTAAAGCTATTGAGTTTTAAACCCTGGTCGGACGACTGGTATGCCCGTAAAAAATCAGGCAAATGGGCAAAAAGCCCCGATTACGGAAAATTTAAGACCGGCTATATCGGTTTTCAATATCACGGAAGCTCTATGTGGTTTAAAAACATAAAGGTACGACCACTTTAA
- a CDS encoding NUDIX hydrolase, producing MKTSAGILLFKKNKNDLLFFLVHPGGPFWKNKDRGAWSIPKGELAAGEDPLERACTEFREETGQAVHGIFLPLSPVQQKGGKRIIAWALEGDIDTTALSSNSFTLEWPPRSGSMIAVPEVDRWEWFSGDEAQQRINPAQVPLLNEVQALSTQ from the coding sequence ATGAAGACAAGCGCTGGCATATTATTATTTAAAAAAAATAAAAACGATCTGTTGTTTTTCCTAGTGCATCCCGGTGGCCCTTTCTGGAAAAATAAGGACCGGGGCGCGTGGTCGATACCCAAGGGAGAACTGGCCGCAGGTGAAGATCCGCTGGAACGTGCCTGCACCGAATTCAGAGAGGAAACCGGGCAGGCGGTTCATGGCATTTTTTTACCCCTGTCCCCTGTGCAACAGAAAGGAGGAAAACGGATCATTGCCTGGGCCCTGGAGGGCGATATTGATACGACGGCATTAAGCAGCAACAGCTTTACCCTTGAATGGCCGCCGCGATCGGGCAGCATGATAGCGGTGCCGGAAGTAGACCGCTGGGAATGGTTCTCCGGCGATGAAGCCCAGCAACGGATCAACCCGGCACAGGTGCCACTCCTGAATGAAGTACAGGCCTTATCCACACAATAG
- a CDS encoding YihY/virulence factor BrkB family protein: protein MTAFVKKIKLFFKEAVALLKASAKGFSEDKVPKLSSSLAYCTVFSIAPLLTIVIATASIIYSKDAIEGKLHAELTGFVGAKLAGDIELFVANAELSGKNMIALIIGGITLIIGATAVFTEIQDSINTIWNVKAVPEKGWKKLVANRLLSFSLIVSLGFLLLVSLVISTVLTGLQHELQQYLSFSSLSIFKVVSLVVTFLVITLLFAVIFKVLPDVQLKWKPALMGAGFTAVLFMVGKFLIQLYVTQTNTGAVFGAAGSVVVFMVWVYYTALILYFGAEFTEAYAERYQMRIRPSKYAVHLKTVVETIEPGPAA, encoded by the coding sequence ATGACTGCCTTTGTAAAAAAAATAAAACTGTTTTTTAAGGAAGCCGTTGCATTGCTGAAAGCGTCTGCAAAAGGGTTCTCAGAAGACAAGGTGCCCAAGCTCAGTTCTTCGCTGGCTTACTGTACGGTGTTTTCGATCGCCCCTTTACTGACCATTGTTATTGCTACTGCAAGTATCATCTATAGTAAGGATGCGATCGAAGGTAAACTGCACGCCGAGCTGACCGGTTTTGTAGGCGCCAAGCTGGCAGGGGATATCGAATTGTTTGTAGCCAATGCGGAGCTTAGCGGAAAGAACATGATTGCCCTGATCATTGGCGGAATTACCCTTATTATAGGTGCTACCGCTGTTTTTACCGAGATACAGGATAGTATCAATACCATCTGGAATGTAAAGGCCGTTCCTGAAAAAGGGTGGAAGAAACTGGTTGCAAACCGCCTGCTGTCTTTTTCCCTGATCGTTTCACTGGGGTTCCTGCTTTTGGTGTCGCTGGTGATCAGCACCGTGCTCACCGGTCTGCAGCACGAATTACAGCAATACCTGTCTTTCTCTTCTCTGTCTATTTTCAAAGTAGTGAGTCTGGTGGTCACCTTCCTTGTGATCACCCTCTTGTTTGCCGTGATTTTTAAAGTGTTGCCGGATGTACAGTTGAAATGGAAGCCGGCTTTGATGGGGGCCGGGTTCACCGCAGTGCTGTTTATGGTCGGCAAATTCCTGATCCAGCTGTACGTTACCCAAACCAATACGGGAGCTGTATTTGGTGCTGCCGGCTCTGTTGTAGTGTTTATGGTTTGGGTGTATTATACCGCATTGATCTTATACTTTGGGGCAGAATTTACGGAAGCCTATGCAGAACGCTACCAGATGCGCATCCGGCCCTCAAAATATGCGGTTCATTTAAAAACAGTTGTGGAAACCATCGAGCCCGGACCTGCGGCATAA
- a CDS encoding heparin lyase I family protein: MNKRFLCFGTPLVVLSFATACTKTNNPAALQAAGSITATGRATAFFTAGDTILNVSYENGTTSSGITGLNPTNAPAPDAAYMITPGGNSNYAIAHKVTLGDTGYYSNEAWRSESDADMAGAAARFLPGDERRYEFSVYLKDWEEWNSANPAYGDNIFQLKVSGGALVPVRILTKRNAIVTRNTSFQDNLVADFRSYINQWIHFRIDVKWADTNTGYLKIYTRLPGQTSYNLVLERNNYATYTGTGLQGQHGYIKWGVYREAGKDAAGNVIIGDNVLTRIAFHDDIRIIALN; the protein is encoded by the coding sequence ATGAACAAACGATTCCTTTGCTTTGGAACGCCCCTGGTAGTGCTTTCCTTTGCCACTGCCTGTACAAAAACGAACAATCCAGCCGCCCTGCAGGCTGCCGGCAGCATTACTGCAACGGGCCGCGCCACAGCCTTTTTTACCGCAGGTGATACGATACTGAATGTTAGTTATGAAAACGGCACGACCAGTTCGGGTATTACGGGTCTCAACCCAACGAATGCGCCTGCCCCGGATGCGGCGTATATGATTACCCCGGGCGGCAACAGTAACTATGCCATCGCACATAAGGTTACCCTTGGAGATACCGGTTATTATTCCAATGAGGCCTGGCGCAGTGAATCCGATGCGGATATGGCAGGGGCTGCCGCACGCTTTTTACCGGGTGATGAACGCCGGTACGAATTTAGTGTCTATCTGAAGGATTGGGAAGAGTGGAACAGCGCAAACCCGGCATATGGTGATAATATCTTCCAGTTAAAGGTTTCAGGCGGGGCGCTGGTACCGGTACGCATCCTTACCAAGCGCAATGCCATCGTAACACGCAATACCAGTTTCCAGGATAACCTGGTGGCCGACTTCCGCTCTTATATCAATCAGTGGATCCATTTCCGGATCGATGTAAAATGGGCCGATACCAATACAGGATATTTAAAGATCTATACCCGGCTGCCGGGCCAGACCAGCTATAACCTGGTGCTCGAACGGAATAATTATGCCACCTATACCGGAACGGGACTCCAGGGACAGCATGGCTATATCAAATGGGGTGTGTACCGGGAGGCGGGCAAGGACGCCGCCGGCAATGTGATCATCGGCGATAACGTACTTACCCGTATTGCCTTTCATGATGATATCCGGATCATCGCGTTAAATTAA
- the hepC gene encoding heparin-sulfate lyase HepC, whose product MNKIIAIVCLLILAAQYPAAQEMPISRESFEKINLGFPGLEKVNARVNEGEYREAAAALLDYYRSRTGVRHLDFNAADAKQFAGRKVDSNTLYLANNVLLHRFKPHKGYPMFDYGRDINWQYRPVQDQLLTTFLHRTAFWEPLGLVYRATGDEKYAKEWVSQVRDWIRKNRQGAYPDDQEYAWKAFVVSFRLNHWSGFFNLFLHSSHFTPAFLMEFLNSYNEQADYVMHHYTDKGNHRLYEALHLMYAGSTFPELKAASGWRKSGIGVLNAEIVKQVLPDGMQFELSPGYHIGTIKIFLDALQIAQLGGVAQEFPEQYRSLVEKMVLAVGKYSFPDYTYPLYGNAFQTTKKAMLDNYRTWAAVFPKNRVIEYYATDGASGTRPDYLSSVLPDAGFYAFRSGWGRNATVMQIKAGPPAAFHSHPDNGNFVLWVKGRDFTPDAGSFVYANVGNQENAKRDWYRSTRAHQTLTLDDKTIINKASLKKWEPCAEPEILSYVNPGYGELNHQRTFLFIDRTCFIIIDKAFGRATGKLGIHFNFKEDSQPVLDHKTHRAYTTYSDGNNLLIQNFNRDKVDMKEEQSFVSYEYQKEEPRPAFAFEKQKADTTAQIFMTVLYPYSGSVVPVITVKEQAGNDLMNGKIDLTLIVDGVSKKITASF is encoded by the coding sequence ATGAATAAGATAATTGCGATCGTTTGTTTGTTGATCCTGGCCGCTCAATACCCGGCCGCCCAGGAAATGCCCATTAGCAGGGAAAGTTTTGAAAAGATCAACCTGGGCTTCCCCGGACTGGAAAAAGTAAACGCCCGCGTAAATGAGGGAGAATACCGGGAGGCGGCTGCGGCCCTGCTGGATTATTACAGGAGCAGGACAGGAGTGCGTCACCTGGATTTTAATGCCGCCGATGCAAAACAGTTCGCCGGCAGAAAAGTAGACTCCAATACACTGTACCTGGCCAATAATGTGCTGCTGCACCGGTTTAAACCGCATAAAGGATATCCTATGTTTGACTATGGCCGTGACATTAACTGGCAATACCGTCCGGTGCAGGATCAGCTGCTGACCACATTCCTGCACCGGACCGCTTTCTGGGAACCGCTGGGGTTGGTATACCGGGCCACCGGTGATGAAAAATATGCGAAGGAATGGGTGTCCCAGGTGCGCGACTGGATCAGAAAGAACCGGCAGGGGGCTTATCCGGATGACCAGGAATATGCCTGGAAGGCCTTTGTGGTATCTTTCCGGCTGAATCACTGGTCGGGTTTTTTCAACCTGTTCCTTCACTCTTCCCATTTTACGCCGGCTTTTTTAATGGAGTTCCTGAACTCCTATAATGAACAGGCGGATTATGTGATGCACCATTATACGGATAAGGGCAATCACCGTTTATATGAGGCGCTTCACCTGATGTACGCAGGAAGTACTTTTCCGGAGCTGAAGGCAGCATCAGGCTGGCGTAAAAGCGGAATAGGAGTACTGAATGCGGAGATTGTAAAACAGGTGTTGCCGGATGGCATGCAGTTTGAGCTGTCTCCGGGCTATCATATCGGCACTATAAAAATTTTCCTGGATGCTTTACAGATCGCGCAACTCGGAGGTGTGGCACAGGAATTCCCGGAACAATACCGGAGCCTGGTGGAAAAAATGGTGCTGGCGGTTGGTAAATACTCTTTTCCGGATTACACCTATCCGCTGTACGGAAATGCTTTCCAGACCACAAAAAAGGCGATGCTGGATAACTACCGGACATGGGCGGCTGTTTTTCCAAAAAACAGGGTGATCGAATATTATGCGACTGATGGTGCTTCCGGCACCCGGCCGGATTATCTTTCATCGGTGCTGCCCGATGCCGGCTTTTATGCCTTCAGAAGTGGCTGGGGCAGGAACGCCACTGTAATGCAGATAAAGGCGGGACCGCCCGCGGCGTTTCATTCACATCCCGATAACGGCAACTTTGTACTTTGGGTGAAGGGCCGCGATTTTACGCCCGATGCCGGCAGTTTTGTATATGCCAATGTGGGCAATCAGGAAAATGCCAAACGGGACTGGTACCGCAGTACCAGGGCACACCAGACACTGACCCTGGATGATAAAACGATCATCAATAAGGCTTCATTAAAAAAATGGGAGCCCTGCGCGGAACCGGAAATACTGAGTTATGTAAACCCCGGCTATGGGGAACTGAATCACCAGCGGACCTTTTTATTTATCGACCGGACCTGTTTTATTATCATTGATAAAGCCTTTGGACGGGCAACCGGTAAACTGGGGATCCATTTTAATTTTAAAGAAGACAGTCAACCCGTGCTGGACCATAAAACTCACAGGGCTTATACCACCTACAGCGATGGGAACAACCTGCTGATTCAGAATTTTAACAGGGACAAGGTCGATATGAAGGAAGAGCAGAGTTTTGTGTCGTATGAATATCAAAAGGAAGAGCCACGACCTGCCTTTGCATTTGAAAAGCAGAAAGCAGACACAACAGCACAAATCTTTATGACCGTATTGTATCCTTACAGTGGTTCGGTGGTACCGGTTATAACGGTGAAGGAGCAGGCCGGCAACGATCTTATGAACGGGAAAATCGATCTTACGCTTATTGTAGATGGCGTAAGTAAAAAGATAACGGCATCCTTTTAG